From Drosophila virilis strain 15010-1051.87 chromosome X, Dvir_AGI_RSII-ME, whole genome shotgun sequence, the proteins below share one genomic window:
- the LOC6636143 gene encoding meiosis-specific nuclear structural protein 1, with protein sequence MAENMRRGRRRRIEPSRIQYGAWDDPRVSLFATVPQEPVGDMLGRLKRLPPGNRDRAKEVDACPLVLAASTSTNRLYREVKYQVQQIADDRNKNYHPIQERERQSALIARMMAEHNRRECAEAMRRKQLHDNSQRLRDLKIEIDRAKTTLSVVKKRNENIRQHGAERADERKEALEHREQVREEKLAEQRALQEKAHNYSEQLVAQIRKLQAERAQQQLTDLEEGRQKRHNDEMAHANDLQQAVEERHKKRIELKQMLDEFSALQRSIREANPDKPDKLDVIVMEALGPVTGSFIKKELQRRLDDIERRRLISDGLGQELSEIRGKKDARDNMLADILICERQAREKKRAHQDIQKRHNQKLQVAKDLINQRKEQQFYREKDEALAKTIKTDATSFMQRQYQQASEKEAASHAISAKTYDGIAADIVNNARVRAAAVEEERMIKQALHDMELDMERRIDEERMRVLHAQTRDIIDEVRPCKLNHVERLTFNLPACGINSEDTHTH encoded by the coding sequence ATGGCTGAGAATATGCGCAGAGGCAGACGCCGCCGCATCGAGCCGTCGCGCATACAGTACGGCGCCTGGGATGATCCGCGCGTGTCGTTGTTCGCGACCGTGCCGCAGGAGCCGGTGGGTGATATGTTGGGGCGCCTAAAGCGCCTGCCGCCAGGCAATCGGGATCGGGCCAAGGAGGTTGATGCCTGCCCGTTGGTATTGGCCGCGTCTACATCAACGAATCGGCTCTACCGGGAGGTTAAATACCAGGTGCAGCAGATAGCCGATGATCGCAACAAGAACTATCATCCGATACAGGAACGGGAGCGCCAGTCGGCGCTCATCGCACGCATGATGGCCGAGCACAATAGGCGGGAGTGCGCGGAGGCGATGCGTCGCAAGCAGCTGCACGATAACTCGCAGAGGCTGCGCGATCTTAAGATTGAAATCGATCGGGCCAAGACGACGCTGAGCGTGGTGAAGAAGCGCAACGAAAACATACGCCAGCACGGCGCCGAGCGGGCCGATGAGCGCAAGGAGGCGCTCGAGCACAGGGAGCAGGTGCGCGAAGAGAAGCTGGCTGAGCAGCGGGCGCTGCAGGAGAAGGCGCACAACTACAGCGAACAGCTGGTCGCCCAGATACGCAAACTGCAGGCGGAACGggcgcaacagcagctgacCGACCTGGAGGAGGGCCGTCAGAAGCGTCACAACGACGAGATGGCGCATGCCAACGATCTGCAGCAGGCGGTCGAGGAGCGTCACAAAAAGCGAATTGAGCTCAAGCAGATGCTGGACGAGTTCTCGGCGCTGCAGCGCAGCATACGGGAGGCGAATCCCGACAAGCCGGACAAGCTGGACGTGATTGTGATGGAGGCACTGGGCCCCGTAACCGGCAGCTTTATCAAAAAGGAGCTGCAGCGTCGCTTGGACGATATTGAGCGCCGTCGCCTGATCAGTGACGGGCTTGGGCAGGAGCTGAGCGAGATTCGTGGCAAAAAGGATGCGCGCGACAATATGCTGGCCGACATTTTGATATGCGAGCGGCAGGCGCGCGAAAAGAAGCGCGCCCATCAGGACATACAGAAGCGTCACAACCAGAAGCTACAGGTGGCCAAGGATCTGATCAATCAGCGCAAGGAGCAGCAATTCTATCGCGAAAAAGACGAGGCACTCGCCAAGACAATCAAAACGGACGCGACTAGCTTCATGCAGCGCCAATACCAACAGGCCAGCGAAAAGGAGGCCGCCAGCCATGCCATCAGCGCGAAGACCTACGACGGCATCGCTGCCGACATTGTGAACAATGCGCGCGTCCGTGCCGCTGCCGTTGAGGAGGAGCGCATGATCAAGCAGGCCCTCCACGACATGGAACTGGACATGGAGCGTCGCATCGATGAGGAGCGCATGCGTGTCCTTCACGCGCAGACCCGTGACATCATCGACGAGGTGCGACCCTGCAAGCTCAACCACGTGGAGCGCCTCACCTTCAATTTGCCCGCATGCGGCATAAACAGTGAGGATACCCACACCCACTAA